TCAATCTGTCTCTTGCATATGGGCAGTAAGGGTCGGAGAAGGGCAATCACTCATTCTTAAAACCAGCATTCTTAAGACCAAAGAGTCGGGCGGAAAGGGGGGCTCTCCGTTCCCGGTTCTCCTGTAGCTGGATCCTCCGGAACCACAAGAATCCTTAGTTAGAATGGGATTCTAACTCAGCACCTTTTGAGATTTTGAGAAGAGTTGCTCTTTGGAGAGCACAGTACGATGAAAGTTGTAAGCTGTGTTCGGGGGGGAGTTATTGTCTATCGTTGTCCTCTATGGTAGAATCAGTCGGGGCCTGAGAGGCGGTGGTTTACCCTGTGGCGGATGTCAGCGGTTCGAGTCCGCTTATCTCTATCTCACAGATGTTACAACAATTTAGAGTATTCAAAAGTAACTGATTTGCTTTGTTACTGATCAATCGTtgaaagacaaaataaaattgttttatGCATATTTAACATTACAGATTTAACAGCAATTTTGATTTAAATCTAGTTTGAATTTAAAgtatacaaatttaaaagaggTTATAGATTCAACCCTCATTTTCTAGGCCATTGAGAACCTTGAGTTATAAAATCATAGTACAAACAAATGAGATTGAGTGAGTCCCTTTTTTATTACATCGAAAAATTTGGTAGAAAATTGAGTATATATTCGATTCAATTTCTAAACTATGAtatagacaaattaatttaagaatatttttttgttgtatcaaaaaattaaataaaaaattgagtaattctctttgtattttattttaattttttatttttattataattttaatatatattttttattcaatttcagttcatttgttttgtttatttttatttcgtaTCAGTGTCattcactaaaattttttttaagaattaagaCCCATTTGAGATattatttcattaattatactattatttaagaaaatagaCACATCATTAGAATTTTTGTAGAACGTGGTTCATCTTTTTGCAAATAGAAAAGAGTATGGTGTAACACCCTGAAATAGAGGCATGGCAAAAAAATCCATTGCTATGGATGTTAGGAGAAAAACGTAGGTTACGTTTTTCATTTTCCagaatttccttttttttgttttaaattaaataaaacgtAACTTTCGTTTagcatttgaaatttttttagtttctgaGAAAAGCAAGAACACAAGTTGCGTTTGtcagaaaaaatttattaattttttaaaaataaaatgcaggTTGCGTTTGTCATATGggtttattcaaatttttttggacGAAGAGAAAATGCAGGTTACGTTTTATTTGGgcctaaattttttttcgaaatctacAAAACGCAGCTTACATTTTGTATgcgaaataatattttaataaagagCCTTGCATATAAATAGCTAACACAGCTAATTCCAACTCGCACCTCACTTCTGCTTTCTCACTTGTACTCCCATTCTCCTTTCTTTCATGTATCTGATGCTTGTGagattttttagttattagaaGGGTAAAAAAAGTGAGAATATGGAGGATATTGCAAATATACGAGTGTATTATAACGGTGAGATTATACCGAATACACATGAAAGAGTGGCTTTTGTTTGTGAAtgtccatttttattttctattccaTACATCACGAGTTTTGTAGAGTTGCAAAATGGTCTTTGTATGAACATACAAAGTCACATTTCGAAAAGGGTGAGCAACATTTTGTACAGAAATCTTGTACAAGTATTTGGTGGGCTGATACAGTTTCAAATAATGTCCATCATTGATGACGCAAGCATGCAGCAGATGTTCTATATTATCGACGAACCCGATTTCATGTGCCGGTGATAGAGCTGTACGTTGAGTTTGAACAGAAGTCAGGGATGGGTACAGTCGGCGACGAGGTCAATGTTGATGAGCTCGGAGATACAGATTGGGAAGAAGATAATAATGACAACGAAGAGGAATTCGAAGCTAACTATGAAGTCGATGACGAAAACGATGACGGAGACTTGGCAGGCAATCCGGCGATGCAGGATAAGGCagatgccattgtaaaccaacACCTGTTTGGTGTTCCATCTTTTATGCGGACTCTAGATCTCGAAGCCATGCATGTCCCGGAATTTTCTGAGTATGCAAATACGGGTATGTTATGATTATTAACTCAAGTTTCCTATAGTGCTTAATTTATTTGCCTTGTCTGACTGATGGTGGTGCGCATGTCGTAGGTGAAGGAACCGTTGTGGCAGAAAATGACGAGTTTAGTGTCGAAATGGAATTTGGTTCGAGAGAGTCGATGATATCTACAATCAAAAGCTTCACCATCTCTAGAGGAGTTGATTACACTGTGTATGAGTTTGAGCCGCAGACATTCTATGCGAAATGCAATGGGTATGGTGCAGGGTAGGGGTGTTCAAATCCAAACTGATCCAAATTAAACCGCTCATCCAATCCATTCCAAACCAAAAACCGATTGAAACCGCACTAATTCGGATTTGATTGGATCTTGTTTTTTGCAAATCGCTGGATCGGATCAGATTTCGGATCTACTTTTTACAACCGATCCACTCCAATCCAAACCGTACAAtgtgttataatattattattttattatcatacttacaattatacttataacatattcaatttgttatacatttttatatttttcatgtattattattatttaatagatgttttatgttcaaaatgtgatttatttatttatttattttaactaacctataattttatttctattattatgttatcgttagttttttaagatattgttaagacttgttatgtcattgttggctatttgaaatttgatgttgagacttgttatatatttaacttttttaatttacaaaaccacaaatccaatccaatccaaaccgctcgaaattggatcggatcggatcggattttttttaatatcatccaatccaaaccgcaccgcaAGTAAATATAGTGTTCGGATCGGATGAGTTTTTGACTCAAAACCGATccaaaccgcaccgcgaacACCCCTAGTGCAGGGTGCTACTGGCTTATCTAAGCTAGCTTGATTCGAAAAAAAGCTTGTTGGGAGATCAGGAGATACAATGGCAAGCACACGTGCACCATGGGTACGATTTCACAAGATCATGTCAAGTTGGACTCAGACACAATTGCAGATGCCATTAGGCTGTTGGTCGAAGCAGACCCCTCGATAAAGGTGAAGTCTGTCATTGCAGAAGTTTAAGGCAGGTTCAACTACACTGTGAGTTACCGCaaggcttggttggcaaagcaAAAAGATGTCATAAAAGTTTTCGGTGATTGGGAAGTTTCTTACCAGACTCTGCCAGTATGGTTGAAAGCAATGACAGTGAAGTTGCCAAGGTCTCGTATTCAAAGTAAAACGCCCCCATTTATCGTGAGAGTGAGGAGGTTCAAGGTGTAAGAGTTCTACACCGCATTTTTTGGAGCTTCTATCCGTGTATTGTAGCATTCAGACACTGCAAGTCGCTGGTGCAGGTTAATTGCACGCACTTGTACGGAAAATATAAAGGTGCACTTCTGGTAGCGATTGCACAAGATGGGATCAAAACATTATGCATATTGCGTTTGCGATTGTCGAGGGTGAGACAGCAGACACGTGGGAGTTTTTCCAAACCAATTTGCGGAGATATGTTGTTACCATTGATGGTGTGGGTATTATTTCTGACCGCCATACCTCCATCGACGCTGCAATAGCTCGCAGTAATGGTGCATGGCCACTACCAAGGGTGTGGCACATGTACTGCATCAGGCACATCGGATCCAACTTCTTAAGGAGATTCAAGGCTCCATATTTGCATAAACTCGTGGTGAACACATGTATTTCACCTCGATGTTATGGTTCTATTCATAGTAAATTTGTGGCATCTGCTTATGATTAAATGGTTTGTTCAACAGGCTATTTTAGGACGGAGCAGGAGTACAACAAAAACTACCAAAGGCTTAAAGAGCGGGGTGAGGCATATACTCAATGGTGCGATGAGATCGGTGTTGAGAGATGGGTGTTGGCATTCGATGGTGGTCATCGTTGGAGACATATGACGACAAAGTTGGTAGAGTGCATAAATTCTGTCCTGAAGGGTGCACGCAACCTTCCTGTGACTGCCCTTGTCCGGTCAACTTTCTATCGGCTGAATGAGTTGTTCACTCGGAAGAGTACCGAGGCTCATGAGCGCTCCGCAACGGATTCACGTATTCAGAATTTGTGACGAAGAGAGTTGAAGAAAGCTTCCAACGTGCAGGAAACATTGTGGTCAACCGGTTCGATAGGTGCAACGAGATGTTCGAGGTTCGCGAAATACAAGATGGTACTATTTACACGGTTAATCTTGCGCAACGACATTACGGCTGTGGCCATTTCCAGGTCGAGCGACTTCCATGTCGCCACGTGCTTACATGTTGCGCCAACCAGCGTCTTGATTGGCAAGTGTACGTGCACGATGTGTACAAGATGTCTGAAATTTGCAAGGTGTACAGAGGCGAGTTTGTTCCGATAGGTGACCTATCTACGTGGGATAGATACGAAGGAGCGAAAGTGATCGCCAACTGGACATTGAGGCGCGCGACGAAAGGAAGACCAAAGTTAACCCGATACTTGAATGAGATGGACTCGCGGGATATTTG
The genomic region above belongs to Arachis duranensis cultivar V14167 chromosome 3, aradu.V14167.gnm2.J7QH, whole genome shotgun sequence and contains:
- the LOC107477815 gene encoding uncharacterized protein LOC107477815: MHIAFAIVEGETADTWEFFQTNLRRYVVTIDGVGIISDRHTSIDAAIARSNGAWPLPRVWHMYCIRHIGSNFLRRFKAPYLHKLVVNTCYFRTEQEYNKNYQRLKERGEAYTQWCDEIGVERWVLAFDGGHRWRHMTTKLVECINSVLKGARNLPVTALVRSTFYRLNELFTRKSTEAHERSATDSRNIVVNRFDRCNEMFEVREIQDGTIYTVNLAQRHYGCGHFQVERLPCRHVLTCCANQRLDWQVYVHDVYKMSEICKVYRGEFVPIGDLSTWDRYEGAKVIANWTLRRATKGRPKLTRYLNEMDSRDICDPRRCTICGREGHSRNRCPQRAGPSFAGGP